GCCCTTGTAGAAGGCGACCTTCACTTCTCCGGTCACCGGCTTCTGGGTTTCCTTGATGAAGGCCATCAGGGCGTCCATCTTGGCACAGTACCACATCCCGTTGTAAACCATCTCGGCCACTTCCGGGGAAATGCGATCGCGGAGATGAGTCAGATCGCGGTCGAGGGTCATCTGCTCCATCGCCAGATGGGCGGCGTAGAGAGCCGTCATGCCCGGAGCTTCGTACACGCCGCGGCTCTTCATGCCGACGTAGCGGTTCTCGATGATATCGATCCGTCCGACGCCATTGCGGCCGGCGATCTCGTTCAGCTCGGTAACCATCTCCAGGCCCGACTTCTTCTGACCGTTCAGCGAGACAGGCACGCCCGACTCGAAGCCGATGGTCACGAATTCTTCTTTGTCCGGAGCATCCTGCGGCGAGACCGTCATCCCGAAATCGATCACCTGAACGCCATCGACATTCGGGTCTTCCAGACTGCCGGCTTCGTAGCTGATGTGCAGGCAGTTTTCATCGGAGCTGTACGGCTTCGAAGCGGTCGCTTTCACAGGGATGTTCTTTTCTTCGCAGTAGGCGAGCATCTCGGTGCGGCCCGGGAAGAGGTCGCGGAATTCCTTCATCCGCCAGGGAGCGATGGTCTTCACGGTCGGATCAAGAGCTTCGGCGGCCAGCTGGAAGCGGCACTGGTCGTTCCCTTTACCGGTCGCTCCGTGCACGAACGCCACGGCTCCGACTTCGCGGGCCCGCTGCAGGCAGGCCTTGGAGATGAGCGGCCGGGCGATCGACGTGCCGAGCAGATAAATGCCTTCGTATTTGGCCTGCCACTGCAGGACCGGGAAGGCGAAGTCGTTGCAGAGTTCTTCGCGGACATCGGCGATCTCAGCCGAGGCGGCTCCGATGTCGATGGCCTTTTTCATGATGGCCTGACGGTCTTCGCACGGCTGCCCGAGGTCGACATACAGGCAGTGGACTTCGTAGCCCTTGTCCTGCAACCAGCCGACCAGCACAGAAGTATCGAGTCCGCCACTATACGCCAGAATGACCTTATCTTTGCTCACGATCGAACCTCTTTGACTCTAAAAACGATTGGGCTGGACTGATTGAATGACAATGGTTTTGAGGTAAAGTTACCCGCTGGATTTCGGTTTGTCGAAGATGCCGGGCCGGTTTCGAACAGGCTCTACTTTTCTTTCCGATACTTCGTGAACAACTCGGGGCGTCTTACGGAATCGGCACCGTGCTTTTCAAAGATTTTCTGCATGGCTTCCGGGTTCGGCACCAAATTGAGCTGGTCGATGGCTCGGAAGCCGGCGTCGTTCCGTTGTTCGGGATCGGCACCGGCCTGCAATAGCACGTCCGCCAACTGAGGATTTCTCCTGGCCACGGCGTATTGTAAGGGAGTCATCCCTCTTGAGTCAGCGATGTTGACGTCGGCACCGGCACTAATCAATTCCTGCGCTACGGAGACAGAAAACGAATGTGATGTTCCGGCCAGTCGCAACAACGGTGTTTCGATTTCCGAAGTCACGACGTTGGGATCAGCTCCGGCCTCCAACAGCAGGATTGTCATCCTGACCTGCTTGGCATCATTCAACGTGAACGTGGCCCGATGAAGCACCGTCGGATTGATCCTGTCCTTATGACATTTGACGTCTGGATCTGCGCCGAGCTTCAACAGGGTTTCAACGGACTCAATTTTCTTGAAGGTCGCCGCGAGGTGGAGGGCCGTGTAGCCCTCCTTATTCAACGCGTTGATATCCGCCCCCAGTTTGAGAATTTCGGGAATGAGTTCCGGATGGTGGATTGCAGCCTGATGGAGGCCCAGCGAGCGGAGATAGTCCTGATACTGCCGGACGCGATAAAAATGGACGTTGACGGCAATCACGATGATCACACCCACGGCTGCCAGAGCATACAGAGACCGTTCCAGCTTCTTCATGGTGTTACCCCGACTGTGTTTACCCCTTACTCCCACTCAATCGTGCTGGGCGGTTTCGAGCTGATGTCGTAAACGACCCGGTTCACGCCGCGAACGCTGTTGGTGATTCGCGTCGAAATCTTGCCGAGCAGATCGTGTGGCAACTGCGACCAGTCGGCTGTCATGAAGTCGTCGGTGCTGACCGCTCGCACGGCGAGCACGTATTCATAAGTACGACCATCGCCCATCACGCCGACGGTCTGAATCGGCAGGAGCACCGCGAAGGCCTGCTGGACTTTGCGATACCAGCCGGCGTTCTGCAGTTCTTCGAGCACGATGGCATCGGCTTCGCGGAGAATCTTCAGGCGATCTTCCGTGATCTCGCCGAGGCAGCGAACGGCCAGACCCGGACCTGGGAACGGATGTCGCCAGATCAATTTTTCCGGGAGGCCGAGTTCGAGACCCATTTTGCGGACTTCGTCTTTGAACAGATCCCGCAGCGGCTCGATCAGTTCGAAGCCCAGTTCTTCGGGCAGTCCACCGACGTTGTGGTGGGACTTGATGGTCTCAGCCGGGCCGTCGGCATTCGCTCCCGATTCGATCACATCCGGATACAGCGTTCCCTGAGCCAGGAAGCGGGCATCTTCAATCGACTCGGCTTCGCTGCGGAAGACATCGATGAAGACCTTGCCGATGATCTTGCGCTTCTGCTGGGGATCGGTGACGCCGGCCAGTTCTCCGAGGAACCGCTGGCGGGCATCGACGACGTGCAGATCGGTTTTGAAGTGTTCCTGAAACTGCGACCGGACCGCTTCGGCTTCCCCTTTTCGCAGCATTCCGTTGTCGACGAAAATGCAGGACAGCTGAGAACCGAGAGCTCGATACAGCAGAGCCGCCACGACGGACGAATCGACCCCGCCCGAAAGCCCACAAATGACGCGGGACTTGCCGACCCGTTCACGGATCGAATCAATCTCGCGATCGATCAGCGAAGAGATCCGCCAGGTGCCGTGACAGCCGCAAACACGACGGACGAAGTTCGACAGCAACTGACCGCCGAAATCGGTGTGGGTCACTTCAGGATGGAACTGCAGGCCGAAGATCGGTCGACTGCGATGCTTGACCGCCGCGTACGGGCAGGATGACGTCGCCGCGAGCGAGATAAACTGTGAATCCAGATTGTCGACCTGATCCCCGTGGCTCATCCAGACGGTGAGCTCTTCAGGAAGTTTGGCGAAGAACTCGTTCGGCTCGTGCACACGACAGGTCGTGCGACCGAACTCCCGCGAATTGCCGGGAATCACATCGCTCCCCAGGTATCGGCAAAGCACCTGCATGCCATAGCAGATGCCGAGCATGGGAATGTCGAGATCGAAGATCGCCGGGTCGGGTTGCGGAGCGCCGTCGCCATACACACTGGCGGGCCCCCCGGAGAAGATGATCCCTTTCGGATTCAGTTCTTTCACTCGCTCAGCGGAAAGATCGTGGCGGACGATCTGGCAGAACACGTTCTGCTCGCGAACGCGACGGGCAATCAGTTGAGCTGTCTGCGATCCAAAATCGAAGACGAGAACGACTTCTTCATCCACGGGAACAGTATCGAGTTCGACGTGATCGCCGGGCTGAGTCTCCGTACCTGTCATTAAATATGCTCAATCAAGCTGAAAAACGTGGGCTTCAGGTCGTTTCCATCAAAAGGCAAGCGGCCTTTCGACATGAGCGGGAGCGGCGGCTTACTGCCTGCAACGGCCCCCGAGACACTGACGCGTATTTGCGGGAAAACGACAAGCGGTCCTGCTTGCCTGTACAATCTACAGTTTCCAGGATCGGCCCACCCTCAGCGCAGACGGAGCAAACCGAATCCGATATGCTATCGCGGCGACTTCGATCCTTCAATTGAGCGTGCCGCCCCCGCTGGAAAACAGAGCGGACTCACCCGAGACACAACGCCTCTTTGCAGCATAAAGCCAGCCGCCGCGACGACTTAAGCCGACATCAATAATGATTTGCCCGTACTGCCGACATGACGAAACCAAGGTGATCGACTCCCGCACGAGTGCCGAGTTCGCCATTCGTCGACGTCGCGAGTGCCTGGCCTGCAACCGACGCTTCACCACCTACGAGAAGATCGAAGAGTTGCCGATCAAGGTCATCAAGAAGGATGGCTCCCGGGTTCCGTTCAATCGCGAGAAGATTCGCGAAGGTCTCGAGAAGGCCTGCTATAAGCGCCCGGTCAGCGAAAGCGACATCGAAAACCTCATCAGCCAGGTCGAAGCCGAGGTCTATGAAACCTTCGATCGTGAGGTCCCTTCGCAAATGATCGGCGAACAGGTCATCGAGCGCCTGCGAAAGCTCGATCAGGTTGCCTTCGTCCGCTTCGCTTCAGTCTACCGCGAGTTCAAGGACGTCAACGACTTCGTCGAAGAGCTCGGCTCCATGCTCAAGCAGCGCAGCAGTCACTGACCGAGTATTCCCGCCAGCGTCGCCCGATTGGTCAGTTTTCACCAACGTGAGACTCGGGCCGGACGTAAGTCTGTTGCCGTCAGTTCTTGTTAAGATCTCTGTATCAATCAACTGCTGGACTGCTTACAATCCACGCCTGTCCGGGCCTGCGGTCGAGCCGCATCTGGACTGATTCTGCGTCTCCTCATGAAACTTCGCCCTCAGGCTATCAGTCTCGTTTTATGCCCGCTCAGAAACCTTTTCATCCTGAAGAACTCGATCTGCGCACACCCTGGCTGGCGGCTCTCCTGTCGTGGCTGATCC
The sequence above is drawn from the Rubinisphaera margarita genome and encodes:
- a CDS encoding argininosuccinate synthase produces the protein MSKDKVILAYSGGLDTSVLVGWLQDKGYEVHCLYVDLGQPCEDRQAIMKKAIDIGAASAEIADVREELCNDFAFPVLQWQAKYEGIYLLGTSIARPLISKACLQRAREVGAVAFVHGATGKGNDQCRFQLAAEALDPTVKTIAPWRMKEFRDLFPGRTEMLAYCEEKNIPVKATASKPYSSDENCLHISYEAGSLEDPNVDGVQVIDFGMTVSPQDAPDKEEFVTIGFESGVPVSLNGQKKSGLEMVTELNEIAGRNGVGRIDIIENRYVGMKSRGVYEAPGMTALYAAHLAMEQMTLDRDLTHLRDRISPEVAEMVYNGMWYCAKMDALMAFIKETQKPVTGEVKVAFYKGNCRIAGRSSENSLYIDEIASMEGGGSYNQDDAEGFLRIMGLPLRVQGSVRPRQW
- a CDS encoding ankyrin repeat domain-containing protein; translated protein: MKKLERSLYALAAVGVIIVIAVNVHFYRVRQYQDYLRSLGLHQAAIHHPELIPEILKLGADINALNKEGYTALHLAATFKKIESVETLLKLGADPDVKCHKDRINPTVLHRATFTLNDAKQVRMTILLLEAGADPNVVTSEIETPLLRLAGTSHSFSVSVAQELISAGADVNIADSRGMTPLQYAVARRNPQLADVLLQAGADPEQRNDAGFRAIDQLNLVPNPEAMQKIFEKHGADSVRRPELFTKYRKEK
- the guaA gene encoding glutamine-hydrolyzing GMP synthase; this translates as MTGTETQPGDHVELDTVPVDEEVVLVFDFGSQTAQLIARRVREQNVFCQIVRHDLSAERVKELNPKGIIFSGGPASVYGDGAPQPDPAIFDLDIPMLGICYGMQVLCRYLGSDVIPGNSREFGRTTCRVHEPNEFFAKLPEELTVWMSHGDQVDNLDSQFISLAATSSCPYAAVKHRSRPIFGLQFHPEVTHTDFGGQLLSNFVRRVCGCHGTWRISSLIDREIDSIRERVGKSRVICGLSGGVDSSVVAALLYRALGSQLSCIFVDNGMLRKGEAEAVRSQFQEHFKTDLHVVDARQRFLGELAGVTDPQQKRKIIGKVFIDVFRSEAESIEDARFLAQGTLYPDVIESGANADGPAETIKSHHNVGGLPEELGFELIEPLRDLFKDEVRKMGLELGLPEKLIWRHPFPGPGLAVRCLGEITEDRLKILREADAIVLEELQNAGWYRKVQQAFAVLLPIQTVGVMGDGRTYEYVLAVRAVSTDDFMTADWSQLPHDLLGKISTRITNSVRGVNRVVYDISSKPPSTIEWE
- the nrdR gene encoding transcriptional regulator NrdR, coding for MICPYCRHDETKVIDSRTSAEFAIRRRRECLACNRRFTTYEKIEELPIKVIKKDGSRVPFNREKIREGLEKACYKRPVSESDIENLISQVEAEVYETFDREVPSQMIGEQVIERLRKLDQVAFVRFASVYREFKDVNDFVEELGSMLKQRSSH